TCTGAAAGAATGGCGTACTTCGGGAGGGATTGAGCGATTGGTTCAAGAGTCCCAGTCCGCATGACTTGGTTAACCCCTAATGCGTACACATCTGGATCCATGCCAATCATTGAGGCTGGCCAGAGGTAGATTACAGATCTGATTGCGACAGCACCAATAGCTCCAGCTCCGGCGGCTGCGCGTGGCGACAATCCTTGTTCTCCCCCAACCACCAGTGCAATGGCGAACGCAAGTGCGAACCCATGCACCCAGGGAAAGAATCGGCCTGTTTCGTGGATTCCAATCATCATGACAGCGAAGGCAAAGGATGAGAGTGAGATCACAGCCTTCGTCGTCTGATGAGCCATTGGTTGGAAGTTATGGTCCTCTAAAATTAGCGTTGTGGAATAAGTGGAGGGGTATCGTCCCCCCGCAAGTGCTCATCAAGCGGGTGTGATTGTCGATGACCCGTCAGCGAGCACCCACTCAGCGCCATTGAAAGTCCACTGCGTGTAAGGCGTCGTCGCAGTCGTCCCATCGGCGAGGGCTTCGTCTCCCGCACTCGCACCAGTCAGCGAGCCGATGTCAGTCCCGCCGAGCGGCCCGCCACCAATGACACCGTTCCACCGGGTTCGCGTGCCGTTGTCGGTGAGCGACCCATACCTGACGCCCCATAGTTCGGTGTCTGTCGCACCTGATTCGACCTGAATGTCAGTCCCGTTCCCAGAGGCAGAACCCCCGATTAGCGTCGTGTTGGCTCCATAGATTCTGAATCCATAATTCTGCGTAGCTGTCCCTTGGGTGTCGATAGCGTCACATTCGACGAGTTTGACGTTGTTCCCAGTCACTTGGAACCCTGCGGCAGATGTTGTGTTCTGCCCATTATTGACTGCTGTGCAACCATTGAGCCGTGCGCGGTCGTCTGTCCCGACAAAATAACCGTGGACGTCGTTGCCATTCGACACGCACCCTAACAGGCGAATATCCCGAGGCGATGCAAGGCGAAAGCCGTCGGCACCGTTCTCTCTGGCATTAACCTGCCGAATCCGGCCATTGCGCGCGCCACCGACGTACACTCCTTCGCCAATATTGTAGGCGGAGAAGCCGTCACCAATATAAAACTGTGCTCCCACACCGAGGTACATACCCGCGCCACCGTTGCGTTCGGCCAGCCAGTGGTCGACGTGATACCCCCAGTGGAAGTCGAATCGAAAGCCCTCCTCGGGGCACTTATCCACGAACGCGCGCTCAATGTGGAAGTCTTTGGCCTCGCTGTTGGTCCCGATGTCTTCGCTATA
This region of Halomarina salina genomic DNA includes:
- a CDS encoding right-handed parallel beta-helix repeat-containing protein, with the protein product MSSVVTFSTTGKAQVTDEVGDYLVDNVEEIVESDSSNPGDPIYPDQTQNDTITVDPPDGDIVAGDVQAETGNIDELTGESFDIERGSFADNPDSIKIRENGGTFYATGRDAELASGSDIGTVINTALTALDQTDGYTRAANIRIPKGLHYTSSTLGLYIGQQLIGENTSYAEIRQADGANLTNVVEYIHDSNETSVKPYFGGLFDIKIDGNKANNTSGIGFYSEDIGTNSEAKDFHIERAFVDKCPEEGFRFDFHWGYHVDHWLAERNGGAGMYLGVGAQFYIGDGFSAYNIGEGVYVGGARNGRIRQVNARENGADGFRLASPRDIRLLGCVSNGNDVHGYFVGTDDRARLNGCTAVNNGQNTTSAAGFQVTGNNVKLVECDAIDTQGTATQNYGFRIYGANTTLIGGSASGNGTDIQVESGATDTELWGVRYGSLTDNGTRTRWNGVIGGGPLGGTDIGSLTGASAGDEALADGTTATTPYTQWTFNGAEWVLADGSSTITPA